A single window of Polaribacter sp. SA4-10 DNA harbors:
- a CDS encoding AsmA-like C-terminal region-containing protein → MNKKIENTPAFKKILKWFSITILALLVLLIIAPFFFKDKIKAIVTKTINDNINATVTFKEIDVSLLKSFPLANLTIDKISVINKKPFEGDTLFFSEEVNLKMKISELFKKADETIKLKSISVKNSTVNIIFNKEDLGNYDIAIKNETAASSAKSDSFSFDIEEYSAENLKFTYFDVNSKMKMSLDNIYHSGKGNFKDDIFEIDTESKANLSFEKDGTKFMNNLAISLDAIIAIDLKNSKYTFKENTGFINQLPLEFNGSIQLVDENQLYDLSFKTPTSSFKNLLALIPAEYAGNLNSIKTEGDFNINGVVKGTLSEKTIPAFDISFASKKAMFKYADLPKSVQNININYNIVNKTGLLNDTYVNIEKLTFTIDKDVFSANGKVFNIAENPQINLEAKGNVNLENVSKVYPISLDKKLTGILKVAVITAFDMNSIEKGNYQNIKNSGNMSLSNFKYEGIEFSKPFFIDNTSIIFNPNQIKLKEFTAKTGDSDLDIKGNLDNFYGFLFKNQVLKGDFTLNSNLFKMSDFMSDNATNDDTKKGDALKIPSFLDCTFSANAKKVVYDTMDVSNVTGVLIVKEETVRLQNLKMDVFGGNIGMNGLVSTKQKVSNFTMALNLKELNISESFSQLEMLKSIAPIAKTIEGKINSTINLSGNLTDEMTPDLKTISGNLLGQLLNTKLKASNSKVLSLLDNQVGFFDVGKLDLNEASANLSFNNGEVIVKPFQIRYEDIRMEIGGTHGFDQAMNYTIKFDVPAKYLGTEITNYIQKLSPKDAEKIKSVPINATLTGSFGNPTLKTDVKQATTNLVNQFIQQQKESLLDKGKDALSNLLNKKATEADSTKTKKDTSDKIKDVLNLFKKKKNN, encoded by the coding sequence TTCCATTAGCTAATTTAACGATTGACAAAATTTCTGTTATCAATAAAAAACCTTTTGAAGGTGATACGCTGTTCTTTTCTGAAGAAGTGAATTTAAAAATGAAAATTTCTGAACTCTTTAAAAAAGCAGATGAAACAATTAAATTAAAAAGTATTTCTGTAAAAAATAGTACCGTAAATATCATTTTCAATAAAGAAGATTTGGGTAATTATGATATTGCTATTAAAAATGAAACGGCAGCTTCTTCTGCAAAAAGTGATTCTTTTTCTTTTGATATTGAAGAATATTCGGCAGAAAATTTAAAATTTACTTATTTTGATGTAAACTCAAAAATGAAAATGAGTTTAGATAATATTTATCATTCTGGAAAAGGGAATTTTAAAGATGACATTTTTGAAATAGACACAGAATCTAAGGCAAATCTTTCATTTGAAAAAGACGGAACAAAATTTATGAATAACCTTGCTATTTCTTTAGATGCAATTATTGCAATCGATTTAAAAAATAGCAAATATACTTTTAAAGAAAACACAGGCTTTATTAATCAATTACCTTTAGAATTTAATGGTTCTATACAATTAGTTGATGAAAATCAATTATATGATTTGAGTTTTAAAACACCAACTTCCTCATTTAAAAACTTATTGGCTTTGATTCCTGCTGAATATGCTGGCAATCTAAATTCGATTAAAACGGAAGGTGATTTTAATATAAACGGTGTTGTAAAAGGAACACTTTCAGAAAAAACAATTCCAGCTTTTGATATTTCTTTTGCATCAAAAAAAGCAATGTTCAAATATGCTGATTTACCAAAATCGGTTCAAAATATTAACATAAATTACAACATAGTTAATAAAACAGGGCTTTTAAATGACACGTATGTAAATATAGAAAAGCTAACATTTACAATTGATAAAGACGTTTTTAGCGCAAACGGAAAGGTTTTTAATATTGCTGAAAATCCACAGATAAATTTAGAAGCTAAAGGAAATGTTAATTTAGAAAATGTTTCAAAAGTGTATCCAATTTCTTTAGATAAAAAGCTTACTGGAATTTTAAAAGTAGCTGTAATTACAGCTTTTGATATGAATTCTATTGAAAAAGGAAACTATCAGAATATTAAAAATTCTGGGAACATGAGTTTGAGTAATTTTAAATATGAAGGAATTGAATTTTCTAAACCTTTTTTTATTGATAATACTTCTATTATTTTTAATCCGAATCAAATAAAATTGAAAGAATTTACAGCAAAAACTGGTGATTCTGATCTTGATATTAAAGGAAATCTTGATAATTTCTATGGGTTCTTATTTAAAAATCAGGTTTTAAAAGGAGATTTTACATTAAATTCTAATCTTTTTAAAATGTCAGATTTTATGTCTGATAACGCTACAAATGATGACACTAAAAAAGGTGACGCTTTAAAAATCCCTTCCTTTTTAGATTGTACGTTTTCTGCGAATGCAAAAAAAGTAGTTTATGATACTATGGACGTATCAAATGTTACTGGAGTTTTAATTGTAAAAGAGGAAACTGTTCGTTTGCAGAACTTAAAAATGGATGTCTTTGGTGGTAATATTGGCATGAATGGATTGGTTTCTACAAAACAAAAAGTGTCTAATTTCACAATGGCTTTGAATTTGAAAGAGTTGAACATTTCTGAGTCTTTTTCTCAGTTAGAAATGCTAAAGTCTATTGCTCCTATTGCAAAAACAATTGAAGGAAAAATAAATTCAACAATTAATTTATCTGGTAATTTGACGGATGAAATGACGCCTGATTTGAAAACAATTTCTGGTAATTTATTAGGTCAATTATTAAATACAAAATTAAAAGCAAGTAATTCTAAAGTACTTTCTCTTTTAGACAACCAGGTTGGTTTTTTTGATGTTGGTAAATTAGATTTAAATGAAGCTAGTGCCAATTTATCTTTTAATAATGGAGAAGTTATCGTAAAACCTTTTCAAATACGTTATGAAGATATTAGGATGGAAATTGGAGGAACTCATGGTTTTGACCAAGCTATGAATTACACTATAAAATTTGATGTTCCTGCAAAATATTTAGGAACAGAAATCACAAATTACATTCAAAAATTATCTCCAAAAGATGCTGAAAAAATTAAAAGTGTTCCTATAAATGCAACGTTAACGGGTAGTTTTGGAAATCCTACTTTAAAAACCGATGTAAAACAAGCTACAACAAATCTGGTGAATCAGTTCATTCAGCAACAAAAAGAAAGTTTATTAGACAAAGGAAAAGACGCACTTTCAAATCTTTTAAACAAGAAGGCAACAGAAGCCGACTCTACCAAAACAAAAAAAGATACTTCAGATAAAATAAAAGATGTTTTAAACTTATTTAAGAAGAAAAAAAATAATTAA
- a CDS encoding DUF5362 family protein has product MENPITQLEQLTLTSQAKNFLKETASWARFLSIIGFIGIGLMIVLALFATTIFNNLPNMQTVPFNLGIAMTITYLIFAVIYFFPVYYLFQFSKKMQKALSTKNDATLSDAFEILKSHYKFMGVFTIIVLSLYVLIVLVSMLGFLG; this is encoded by the coding sequence ATGGAAAACCCGATTACACAATTAGAGCAATTAACTTTAACAAGTCAAGCTAAAAATTTTTTAAAAGAAACTGCAAGTTGGGCTAGATTTTTATCTATAATAGGTTTTATTGGTATTGGTTTAATGATTGTTTTGGCACTTTTTGCAACTACAATTTTTAATAATCTACCAAACATGCAAACGGTACCTTTTAATTTAGGTATTGCAATGACAATTACATATTTAATTTTTGCCGTTATTTATTTTTTTCCTGTGTATTATTTATTTCAGTTTTCTAAGAAGATGCAAAAAGCATTATCCACAAAAAATGATGCTACTTTATCTGATGCTTTTGAAATTTTAAAGTCTCATTATAAGTTTATGGGTGTTTTTACAATTATAGTATTATCCTTATATGTTTTAATAGTTTTAGTGTCTATGCTAGGATTTTTAGGTTAG
- the rocD gene encoding ornithine--oxo-acid transaminase, which yields MAVLAKLTSQEVIELENKHGAHNYHPLPVVLSKGEGVYVWDVEGKKYYDFLSAYSAVNQGHCHPKIVDAMVNQAKTLTLTSRAFYNDMLGKYEKFATELFGFDKLLPMNTGAEAVETALKLARKWAYEVKGIPENKAEIIVCENNFHGRTTTIISFSNDPVARKNFGPYTKGFIKIEYDNLQELQETLESSNNIAAFLVEPIQGEAGVYVPSEGYLATAKKMCEEYNVLFIADEVQTGIARTGRLLATCGNCSCENKNCEGTPEIKPDILILGKALSGGAYPVSAVLANDNVMNVIRPGNHGSTFGGNPIAAAVAIAALEVVADDKLAINADNLGEIFRKELSDFAEINSLVKSVRGKGLLNAVLINDTEDSSTAWDICMKLRDNGLLAKPTHGNIIRFAPPLVINEAQLMDCISIIKNTITEFKK from the coding sequence ATGGCTGTTTTAGCAAAATTAACTTCGCAAGAAGTAATCGAATTAGAAAACAAACACGGAGCACACAACTATCATCCACTTCCAGTGGTTTTGAGCAAAGGAGAAGGTGTTTATGTTTGGGATGTTGAAGGAAAAAAATATTATGATTTTTTATCTGCATATTCTGCAGTAAATCAAGGACATTGTCACCCAAAAATTGTGGATGCAATGGTAAATCAAGCAAAAACATTGACCTTAACTTCTAGAGCATTTTATAATGATATGCTTGGGAAATATGAGAAATTTGCAACCGAGCTTTTTGGTTTTGACAAATTATTACCAATGAATACTGGTGCTGAAGCTGTAGAAACTGCTTTAAAATTAGCAAGAAAATGGGCATATGAAGTTAAAGGAATACCTGAAAATAAAGCAGAAATTATAGTTTGTGAAAATAATTTTCATGGTAGAACAACTACTATTATTTCATTTTCTAATGATCCTGTTGCAAGAAAAAACTTTGGTCCCTACACAAAAGGGTTTATCAAAATAGAATATGATAATTTACAGGAATTACAAGAAACTTTAGAAAGTAGTAATAATATTGCTGCATTTTTGGTAGAACCAATACAAGGTGAAGCTGGAGTTTATGTGCCTTCTGAAGGATATTTAGCGACTGCTAAAAAAATGTGTGAAGAGTATAACGTTTTGTTTATTGCAGATGAAGTACAAACAGGAATTGCTAGAACAGGTCGTTTATTAGCAACTTGTGGTAACTGTTCTTGTGAAAATAAAAATTGTGAAGGAACACCAGAGATAAAACCAGATATTTTAATTCTTGGAAAAGCTTTGTCTGGAGGTGCTTACCCTGTGTCTGCTGTTTTGGCAAATGATAACGTTATGAATGTTATAAGACCAGGAAACCATGGTTCTACATTTGGTGGAAATCCAATTGCTGCTGCTGTTGCAATTGCTGCTTTAGAAGTTGTTGCTGATGATAAATTAGCGATAAATGCAGATAATTTAGGTGAAATTTTTAGAAAAGAATTATCTGATTTTGCAGAAATTAATAGTTTGGTGAAATCTGTAAGAGGAAAAGGTTTACTAAATGCTGTATTAATAAATGATACAGAAGATAGTTCTACAGCTTGGGATATTTGTATGAAATTACGTGATAACGGTTTATTAGCAAAACCAACACATGGAAATATTATTCGTTTTGCACCACCTTTGGTAATAAATGAAGCACAATTAATGGATTGTATCTCAATTATTAAGAATACAATTACAGAATTTAAGAAGTAA
- a CDS encoding DUF6768 family protein, translated as MIQFFKVEITKELITWSVGSILFFLAVRMLKIVAWMQMDKSALLGEIKRLPLFVFLSAKKE; from the coding sequence ATCATTCAGTTTTTTAAAGTAGAAATCACAAAAGAGTTAATTACATGGAGTGTAGGAAGTATCCTCTTCTTTTTAGCTGTTCGTATGTTAAAAATAGTTGCTTGGATGCAAATGGATAAAAGTGCTTTGTTAGGAGAAATAAAAAGGTTACCGTTATTCGTTTTTTTATCTGCAAAAAAAGAGTAA
- a CDS encoding OmpA family protein — translation MKKTIIYSLSVLLISTSIISCEAVKNASNTQKGASIGTAAGAILGAVIGNNLGNGKNSELGAVLGGVIGGVTGGVIGNKMDKQAREIKEALPGAEVERVGEGIMLTLGENAVRFDTNKATLSATAKTNLEKLIPVLNNYENTNIVIYGYTDSSGSVEYNQALSAKRASSVKNYLTDKGIDIARIETKGLGVNDPIASNETAEGRSKNRRVEFAIVANEEMVKQAEKEAGQ, via the coding sequence ATGAAAAAAACAATAATTTATAGTTTATCTGTACTACTTATATCTACAAGTATTATTTCTTGTGAAGCTGTTAAAAACGCAAGTAATACTCAAAAAGGTGCAAGTATTGGTACAGCTGCAGGAGCAATTTTAGGTGCTGTAATTGGTAATAATTTAGGAAATGGAAAAAATTCTGAATTAGGTGCCGTTTTAGGTGGAGTTATTGGTGGAGTCACTGGTGGAGTTATTGGTAACAAAATGGATAAACAAGCACGAGAAATTAAAGAAGCATTACCTGGTGCTGAAGTAGAAAGAGTTGGTGAAGGTATTATGTTAACTTTAGGTGAAAATGCGGTTCGATTTGACACTAATAAAGCTACTTTATCAGCAACTGCAAAAACAAATTTAGAAAAATTAATTCCTGTTCTTAATAATTATGAAAATACAAATATTGTTATTTACGGGTATACAGATAGCAGTGGTAGCGTTGAATATAACCAAGCACTTTCTGCAAAAAGAGCGAGTTCTGTAAAAAATTATTTAACTGATAAAGGAATAGACATTGCAAGAATTGAAACCAAAGGTTTAGGTGTAAATGACCCTATCGCTTCTAACGAAACAGCTGAAGGAAGAAGTAAAAATAGACGTGTAGAGTTTGCTATTGTAGCAAATGAAGAAATGGTAAAACAAGCTGAAAAAGAAGCCGGACAATAA
- the rlmD gene encoding 23S rRNA (uracil(1939)-C(5))-methyltransferase RlmD yields MPRRERNKFVKKNQVLELKIEDYAFGGKGIARIKSEEGSFVIFVPNTLPGQLVKAQINKSSKNYAEAKLIDVLEPSEDEVEVPFQDIPGAPYIQLPVDLQHKYKKESTLSLFKRIGKVENIDDLFDELIASPNVFHYRNKMEYGFSAIGYDRVNKTDKDEFTLGFKRRGVWWMGDNLEKDSGLFDKQMEDNLKNIRQYCIDTGLAPWHGPKKEGFFRYFVVRKSYKTDELLFNLVTTSPELDRFDLQKFANYLVELFGDRVAGLLHTINDETGDRTIATSGSIDLIYGKDKIVEELLGLNFEISMKSFFQTNPKCAEKLYNKVVEYVLEDKSKVDNTVVMDLFCGTGTIGQIVASRSENVKIVGVDIVASAVKDAEKNAKRNNIEGLQFYAADVGKFLTAHPQYKDKIKTIILDPARAGIAPKTLQKIIDLNADRMVYVSCNPATQARDTELLAEAGYAIKKISLVDQFPHTSHIETVVLFEKS; encoded by the coding sequence ATGCCACGTAGAGAACGAAATAAATTTGTAAAGAAGAATCAGGTTTTAGAATTAAAAATTGAGGATTACGCTTTTGGAGGAAAAGGAATTGCAAGAATTAAGTCTGAAGAAGGTAGTTTTGTAATCTTTGTTCCTAATACGTTACCTGGACAATTAGTGAAGGCTCAAATTAATAAATCGAGTAAAAACTATGCGGAAGCTAAATTAATTGATGTTTTAGAACCGTCTGAAGATGAAGTTGAAGTTCCTTTTCAAGATATTCCTGGAGCACCTTACATTCAATTACCTGTAGATTTACAACATAAATATAAAAAAGAGAGCACTTTATCACTTTTCAAAAGAATTGGTAAAGTTGAAAATATAGATGATTTATTTGATGAATTAATCGCTTCTCCAAACGTTTTTCATTATAGAAATAAAATGGAATATGGATTTTCTGCAATTGGTTATGACAGAGTAAACAAAACCGATAAAGATGAATTTACCTTAGGTTTTAAAAGACGTGGCGTTTGGTGGATGGGAGATAATTTAGAGAAAGATTCTGGTTTGTTTGATAAACAAATGGAAGACAATCTAAAAAATATTAGACAATACTGTATAGATACTGGTTTAGCACCTTGGCATGGTCCTAAAAAAGAAGGTTTTTTCAGGTACTTTGTTGTAAGAAAATCATACAAAACAGATGAGCTTTTATTTAATCTAGTAACAACATCACCAGAATTAGATAGGTTTGATTTACAAAAATTTGCAAACTATTTAGTTGAATTATTTGGAGATAGAGTTGCAGGATTATTGCATACGATTAATGATGAAACTGGAGATAGAACAATTGCGACTTCTGGAAGTATTGATTTAATTTATGGAAAAGACAAAATTGTTGAAGAACTTTTAGGTTTAAACTTTGAAATTAGTATGAAAAGCTTCTTTCAAACAAACCCTAAATGTGCAGAAAAATTATATAATAAAGTTGTAGAATATGTTTTAGAAGACAAATCTAAAGTAGACAATACGGTGGTTATGGATTTATTCTGTGGAACAGGTACTATTGGTCAAATTGTTGCTTCTAGAAGTGAAAACGTAAAAATAGTAGGTGTAGATATTGTGGCTTCTGCAGTAAAAGATGCTGAGAAAAATGCAAAAAGAAACAACATAGAAGGTTTACAATTTTATGCTGCAGATGTTGGTAAATTCTTAACAGCACATCCACAATATAAAGACAAAATAAAAACCATTATTTTAGATCCTGCAAGAGCAGGAATTGCACCAAAAACCTTGCAAAAAATTATCGATTTAAATGCAGACAGAATGGTGTATGTTTCTTGTAACCCTGCAACACAAGCAAGAGATACAGAATTGTTAGCTGAAGCTGGTTATGCTATTAAAAAGATTAGTTTGGTAGATCAATTTCCTCATACTTCTCATATTGAGACGGTGGTTTTGTTTGAGAAAAGTTAA
- a CDS encoding 4a-hydroxytetrahydrobiopterin dehydratase, translating into MKKLTDFEINKKLENLTDWDYYDDALHTDFEFDNFKDCMSAMNRIAFECEALNHHPEWTNNYNTLDISLTTHDAEGVTELDFKLAEAINIIVEVEE; encoded by the coding sequence ATGAAAAAACTTACAGATTTCGAAATAAATAAAAAATTAGAAAATTTAACAGATTGGGATTATTATGATGACGCGCTTCATACAGATTTTGAGTTTGATAATTTTAAAGATTGTATGTCTGCAATGAATAGAATTGCTTTTGAATGTGAGGCTTTAAACCATCATCCAGAATGGACAAATAACTATAATACATTAGATATTTCATTAACAACTCATGACGCTGAAGGTGTCACAGAATTAGATTTTAAATTAGCAGAAGCTATTAATATTATTGTAGAAGTTGAAGAGTAA
- a CDS encoding DUF6452 family protein, protein MKKTILSLLFLIIVISACEKDDFCLKNPVTPSLVINFYDDTNKETLKNVRELYVWAEGKTDSIYINQTINSITIPLNSLATEIVYNFSKENVVNQFTINYTTEEEYVSRSCGYKVNFNEVTFSSDTTWIISFTPETLTTIENQTEAHVQIFH, encoded by the coding sequence ATGAAAAAAACAATATTATCTCTTTTATTCTTAATCATCGTTATTTCCGCTTGCGAAAAAGATGATTTTTGTCTTAAAAATCCTGTAACACCAAGTTTAGTTATCAATTTTTATGATGATACAAACAAAGAAACTTTAAAAAATGTTAGAGAATTATATGTTTGGGCAGAAGGAAAAACAGACAGTATTTATATAAACCAGACTATAAACTCGATTACTATACCTTTAAATAGTCTTGCCACAGAAATTGTCTATAATTTTTCAAAAGAAAATGTTGTAAATCAGTTTACCATTAACTACACCACAGAAGAAGAATATGTATCTAGATCTTGTGGTTATAAAGTTAATTTTAATGAAGTTACTTTTTCATCAGATACTACTTGGATTATAAGTTTTACACCAGAAACATTAACAACAATAGAAAACCAAACTGAAGCTCATGTACAAATATTTCATTAG
- a CDS encoding DUF6048 family protein → MYKYFISFSLLFVFVDGFSQDKKSEVKETEKDTIVYKSAYGFRLGMDISKPIKALFDASYSGFEIVGDYRVNKRFFIAAEVGFEENTTKEDYTNSTVKGSYARIGFNFNAYENWLDMNNEIIAGYRYGFSLFDQTLNSYTPNVNSLYFPANTITVPQTATSLNAHWSEFVFGLKVETLNNLFVSFSVSYKILMSVKDPENFKTLYAPGFNRIFESNTGFGFNYTLTYLIPFVNK, encoded by the coding sequence ATGTACAAATATTTCATTAGTTTTTCACTTCTTTTTGTTTTTGTTGATGGGTTTTCTCAAGACAAAAAATCTGAAGTAAAAGAAACCGAAAAAGACACAATAGTATATAAATCTGCTTACGGATTTCGTTTAGGAATGGATATCAGCAAACCCATAAAAGCACTATTTGATGCTTCTTATAGTGGTTTTGAAATTGTTGGAGACTATAGGGTAAATAAACGTTTTTTTATCGCAGCAGAAGTTGGTTTTGAAGAAAACACAACAAAAGAAGATTACACAAACTCAACAGTAAAAGGAAGTTACGCAAGAATTGGTTTCAACTTTAATGCGTATGAGAATTGGTTAGATATGAATAATGAAATAATTGCAGGTTATAGATATGGGTTTAGTCTTTTTGATCAAACATTAAATAGTTACACACCCAATGTAAATAGCCTCTATTTTCCAGCAAATACAATTACAGTTCCACAAACAGCAACTAGCTTAAATGCACATTGGTCTGAATTTGTATTTGGTTTAAAAGTAGAAACCCTCAATAATTTATTTGTAAGCTTTAGTGTTTCTTATAAAATACTAATGAGTGTAAAAGACCCTGAAAACTTTAAAACACTCTATGCACCTGGGTTTAATAGAATATTTGAAAGTAACACTGGTTTTGGTTTCAATTATACACTTACCTATTTAATTCCTTTTGTTAATAAATAA
- a CDS encoding isopenicillin N synthase family oxygenase yields MNKIPSVNLADFLSSDKNRKQKFIDEIGHAYENIGFVALKGHFLDDKLVEDLYSEIKNFFDLPVEVKENYEIPGIGGQRGYVSFGKESAKGKKEGDLKEFWHFGQYVGADSKYAKEYPENVTVNELAKFNAVGKETYQMLEKTAKYVLRSLALHLGLEETYFDNYIKNGNSILRPIHYPPIQTEPKGAERAAAHGDINLITLLMGAQGKGLQVKNHKGEWIDAVAEPNELMINVGDMLSRHSNNKLKSTIHRVTNPPKEMWGTSRYSIPFFMHPISEMKLDVLENCIDAEHPKQFEDITAGEFLDQRLKELGLKK; encoded by the coding sequence ATGAATAAAATACCTAGTGTAAATTTAGCCGACTTTTTATCAAGTGATAAAAATAGAAAACAAAAATTTATAGATGAAATTGGTCATGCATACGAAAACATTGGTTTTGTAGCTTTAAAAGGTCATTTTTTAGATGATAAACTTGTTGAAGATTTATATTCAGAAATTAAAAACTTCTTTGACTTACCCGTAGAAGTTAAAGAAAACTATGAAATTCCAGGAATTGGAGGTCAAAGAGGTTATGTTTCTTTTGGTAAAGAATCTGCAAAAGGTAAAAAAGAAGGAGATTTAAAAGAATTCTGGCATTTTGGACAATATGTAGGTGCAGATTCAAAATACGCAAAAGAATATCCAGAAAACGTTACTGTAAACGAATTAGCCAAGTTTAATGCAGTTGGTAAAGAAACGTACCAAATGTTAGAAAAAACAGCTAAATATGTATTGCGTTCTTTAGCATTGCATTTAGGTTTAGAAGAAACGTATTTTGATAATTACATCAAAAACGGGAACAGTATTTTACGTCCTATTCACTACCCACCAATACAAACAGAACCTAAAGGAGCAGAAAGAGCTGCAGCGCATGGAGACATTAATTTAATTACTTTATTAATGGGAGCGCAAGGAAAAGGTTTGCAGGTTAAAAATCATAAAGGAGAATGGATTGATGCCGTTGCAGAACCAAATGAATTGATGATTAATGTTGGAGATATGTTATCACGCCATAGTAATAACAAACTAAAATCTACAATTCACAGAGTAACAAATCCACCAAAAGAAATGTGGGGAACTTCTCGTTATTCAATTCCTTTCTTTATGCATCCTATTTCAGAAATGAAGCTTGATGTTTTAGAAAACTGCATCGATGCAGAGCATCCAAAACAATTTGAAGATATTACTGCTGGTGAATTTTTAGATCAACGTTTAAAAGAATTAGGACTTAAAAAATAA
- a CDS encoding translation initiation factor, which translates to MDFKDQLKNLFPEHEETVEAVQEKSTIWLQDDPIICKYEKRKGKPITILEGYTGATSDFKTLAKEIKTKLSVGGSFKDDKIIIQGDYRDKIMTMLKAKGFKVKRVGG; encoded by the coding sequence ATGGATTTCAAAGATCAATTAAAAAACTTATTTCCAGAACATGAAGAAACCGTTGAAGCTGTTCAAGAAAAATCAACTATTTGGTTACAAGATGACCCAATAATTTGCAAATACGAAAAACGTAAAGGAAAGCCAATTACAATTTTAGAAGGATATACTGGCGCAACATCAGATTTTAAAACCCTCGCAAAGGAAATTAAAACAAAACTGAGTGTTGGAGGTAGTTTTAAGGATGATAAAATTATTATACAAGGAGATTATAGAGATAAAATAATGACGATGTTGAAAGCTAAAGGCTTTAAAGTGAAACGCGTGGGAGGATAA
- a CDS encoding DUF1835 domain-containing protein translates to MSTSILHITNGDSTTNYLKKLHFSGDFITWREMLCEGQTITDVGSETFWKSRFNFFKTSYKVSKKKFIDYTLKEYRNLCNKKEASEIVLWFEHDLFCQINMLAVISWLKRYRKGYHISLVCSGKVQKSKDLLGLSQLNPEQINNHFKNRIVLNEDDIEYADYIWQLYCSESPLRLETVNQFNPMSPFKYLAAAIEAHLQRFPSIKNGLNNVENTILTTVQKNKLTSKDQLVNQLLRDQKNLGFGDLQYENKIDSLQNLFSSFNPVKLSKNGKQVLENQINFYGQLRNDISYLGGSKKYSFLYNDESKKLLQITS, encoded by the coding sequence ATGAGCACTTCAATTTTACATATTACAAACGGAGATTCTACAACAAATTATCTTAAAAAGCTACACTTTTCGGGTGATTTTATAACATGGAGAGAAATGTTATGCGAAGGCCAAACAATTACAGATGTTGGTAGTGAAACTTTCTGGAAAAGTAGATTTAATTTCTTCAAAACATCCTATAAAGTCTCTAAGAAAAAATTTATAGATTATACTTTAAAAGAATACAGAAACCTTTGTAATAAAAAAGAAGCATCAGAAATTGTTTTATGGTTTGAGCATGATTTATTTTGTCAAATTAATATGCTTGCAGTTATAAGTTGGTTAAAACGTTATAGAAAAGGCTATCATATTTCATTAGTTTGTAGCGGAAAAGTTCAAAAGTCTAAAGACTTATTAGGTCTTTCTCAGTTAAACCCAGAACAAATAAATAATCATTTTAAAAATAGAATTGTATTAAATGAAGATGATATTGAGTATGCAGATTATATTTGGCAATTGTATTGTTCAGAGAGTCCGCTTCGTTTAGAAACGGTAAATCAATTCAATCCAATGTCTCCATTTAAATATTTAGCTGCTGCTATAGAAGCTCATTTACAACGTTTTCCTTCCATAAAAAATGGTCTAAACAATGTAGAAAATACTATTTTAACAACAGTACAAAAAAATAAATTAACATCTAAAGACCAACTTGTTAACCAACTTTTAAGAGATCAAAAAAATTTAGGTTTTGGAGATTTACAATATGAAAATAAAATTGATAGTTTACAAAATTTATTTTCTTCATTTAACCCTGTAAAACTCTCTAAAAATGGAAAACAAGTTTTAGAGAATCAAATTAATTTTTACGGACAATTACGTAATGATATTTCTTATCTTGGAGGCTCAAAAAAATACAGTTTTTTGTATAATGATGAATCCAAAAAATTGTTACAAATAACATCTTAA